A stretch of the Serratia marcescens genome encodes the following:
- a CDS encoding DeoR/GlpR family DNA-binding transcription regulator, with protein MLTSQRKKIILEKLAQDGQVLAKQLSEMFGLSEDTVRRDLRELDAEGLLQRVHGGALPVSSAIASFAERNQLESGAKRAIAKAAASMIAPGQVAIIDGGTTSAELVRQLPPNLNATIVTHSPSVAVGLVDHPTVEVILIGGRLYKHSIVSVGAAAVEAMSHIRADIYFMGVTGVHPTAGLSTGDLEEAYIKRALAARAAETVVLASAAKLNAASQYAIGDITLAHTIIVERATDDALLAPFQQAGVSVLKA; from the coding sequence ATGTTGACCAGCCAGCGCAAGAAAATCATCCTGGAAAAACTGGCCCAGGACGGCCAGGTGTTGGCCAAGCAGCTCAGCGAAATGTTTGGGTTGTCGGAAGATACTGTCCGGCGCGATCTGCGCGAACTGGACGCCGAGGGGTTGCTGCAACGGGTACATGGCGGCGCCCTGCCGGTTTCCTCTGCCATTGCCAGCTTCGCCGAGCGCAATCAGTTGGAATCCGGCGCCAAACGCGCGATCGCCAAAGCCGCAGCGTCGATGATCGCCCCCGGCCAGGTAGCGATCATCGACGGTGGCACCACCTCTGCAGAACTGGTCAGGCAGCTGCCGCCCAATCTGAATGCCACTATCGTCACCCACAGCCCCAGCGTCGCCGTGGGCCTGGTCGATCACCCCACGGTCGAGGTGATCCTGATCGGCGGCCGACTGTACAAGCATTCGATCGTCAGCGTTGGTGCCGCCGCGGTGGAAGCAATGTCGCATATTCGCGCCGATATCTATTTTATGGGCGTGACCGGGGTACACCCCACTGCGGGGCTGAGCACCGGCGATCTGGAAGAGGCCTACATCAAGCGGGCGCTGGCGGCCCGCGCGGCGGAAACCGTGGTGTTGGCTTCAGCCGCCAAGCTTAACGCCGCCTCGCAGTATGCGATCGGTGACATTACGCTGGCGCATACCATCATCGTTGAACGCGCCACCGACGATGCGCTGCTTGCGCCGTTTCAGCAGGCGGGCGTCAGCGTGTTGAAAGCCTGA